In Microvirga lotononidis, a single genomic region encodes these proteins:
- a CDS encoding HlyD family secretion protein encodes MVIYQMIVLAVVATLVSLPLITITVSVQSAGTIRPTIEKTPLIAPVSGRISRILAVENDLVAQGQEILALEDEVVEEKLRTLTGDIHAKSNRARDLETLISSGTQAKDPIRLLTESATAERAHFLNLLRENEYARRNAVAELDRAKRLVSVGAAPAKTVDEKAFALQSIEVQGEILARRKSAEWNQELFDTNLRLKELTATLRQLETERDLTRIRAPVSGALEQFSGLSPGSYVQAGQTVASVSPDGELVAEIYVSPNDIGFVRLGQTVRLQVNAFNYNQWGIIEATVLDVAQDFTLHDGSPVFKVRCALSRSHLALKNGVIGHLKKGMTVRARFLVADRTLLQLLYNEVDDWLNPLLAGS; translated from the coding sequence TTGGTTATCTATCAGATGATTGTGCTCGCTGTGGTTGCGACATTGGTGTCGCTGCCACTCATCACCATAACGGTCTCTGTCCAAAGTGCCGGTACCATTCGCCCCACCATCGAGAAGACGCCCCTGATTGCGCCCGTCTCCGGACGCATCTCCCGTATCCTTGCCGTTGAGAACGATCTGGTTGCCCAGGGGCAGGAGATCCTCGCCCTCGAGGATGAGGTGGTTGAAGAAAAGCTCAGGACGCTTACAGGCGACATTCACGCTAAGAGCAATCGTGCCCGTGACCTCGAAACCCTGATCTCCTCCGGCACACAGGCCAAGGACCCGATCCGCCTCCTGACCGAGTCTGCCACGGCCGAGCGGGCGCACTTTCTCAACCTGCTGCGGGAGAACGAATATGCCCGCAGGAATGCCGTGGCGGAACTCGACCGCGCTAAGCGACTGGTCTCCGTTGGTGCAGCGCCCGCAAAGACCGTCGACGAAAAGGCTTTCGCCCTCCAGAGCATTGAGGTTCAGGGCGAGATCCTCGCCCGGCGCAAATCCGCCGAATGGAACCAGGAGCTCTTCGACACCAACCTGCGCCTCAAGGAACTCACGGCCACCTTGCGTCAGCTTGAGACCGAACGGGATCTGACCCGCATCCGGGCCCCGGTGTCAGGCGCTCTCGAGCAATTCTCCGGCCTCAGCCCCGGCAGCTACGTCCAGGCGGGGCAAACCGTCGCTTCGGTCTCGCCGGACGGCGAACTGGTGGCGGAAATCTACGTCTCCCCCAACGACATCGGCTTCGTGCGGCTGGGCCAGACGGTGCGGCTCCAAGTGAATGCCTTCAACTACAATCAATGGGGCATCATCGAAGCAACGGTGCTCGACGTGGCGCAGGACTTCACCCTCCACGACGGGAGCCCGGTCTTCAAGGTCCGCTGCGCGCTCTCCCGCAGCCATCTCGCGCTCAAGAACGGGGTCATCGGTCACCTAAAGAAAGGCATGACCGTGCGGGCCCGCTTCCTCGTGGCCGACCGCACTCTCCTGCAACTCCTCTACAATGAGGTCGACGATTGGCTCAATCCCCTCCTGGCGGGCAGCTAA
- a CDS encoding peptidase domain-containing ABC transporter → MSSKVVKFKQRDITDCGAASLASVAAFYGYKLPLSRIRQYASTDRSGTNVLGLTEAAQKLGFIAKGVKGDFDSLYKIPKPAIAHVIVKKVLRHFVVIQAVDARWVTVMDPAYGEIRKLSHEEFKTQWTGVLVLLVPADTFKRRDETTSPLARFARLLAPHRAVMAQALVGALVTTILGLSTAIYVQKIVDHVITAGNRNLLNLMSVAMLLILVAQILINLLRNRLVLQTGQKIDVYLILGYYNHILSLPQKFFDSMRMGEIVSRMNDAVKIRSFLNDVLINMFVDVLMILFSFGLMFIYSWKIALVMAVSTPLYLLVCWTINRLNRKRQRAIMENAADLEAQLVESLGAIFTIKTSGIESFANFKIETRFIKMLHSVYSSGLISIFGDNASTFLATLFTIVLMWFGTTLTLDQTVTPGELLSCYTLLGYVTRPVTSLIQTNRIIQDAFIAADRLFEIFDVEQETSGGGIDATKSDLGDIRLENVTFRHGPQLELFQDLSVTFRRGEMTAVVGESGSGKSTLASLLQNVYPLEGGRIRIGPYALQNLSTVSLRKVVAVVPQSVDVFSGSVIENIALGEFEPDIEKILQICDQIGLRELIERWPSGLQTYLGENGVHLSGGEKQRLALARALYRDPEILILDEATSSLDSIAEGFVLRVVEDLRWAGKTIVIIAHRLSTIRRADKIVVLDKGQVVEEGRHTDLLTADGAYARLWRAQTGALLHG, encoded by the coding sequence ATGTCGAGCAAGGTCGTCAAGTTCAAGCAGCGCGACATCACGGATTGCGGAGCCGCCAGCCTTGCTTCCGTCGCAGCCTTTTACGGTTACAAGCTGCCATTATCGCGCATCCGCCAGTATGCCTCGACCGACCGCTCCGGCACCAACGTGCTGGGCCTCACGGAAGCGGCCCAGAAGCTGGGCTTCATCGCCAAGGGGGTGAAGGGTGACTTCGACAGCCTGTACAAGATCCCGAAGCCCGCTATCGCGCACGTGATCGTCAAGAAAGTCCTGCGCCACTTCGTCGTAATCCAGGCGGTCGATGCGAGGTGGGTCACCGTCATGGACCCAGCCTATGGTGAAATCCGCAAGCTGTCGCACGAGGAGTTCAAGACGCAATGGACTGGCGTCCTGGTGCTCCTGGTTCCGGCAGACACCTTCAAGCGCCGCGACGAGACCACCTCGCCCCTCGCCCGCTTCGCCCGTCTGCTTGCGCCACACAGGGCGGTGATGGCGCAGGCTCTTGTCGGGGCGCTGGTGACGACGATCCTCGGTCTCTCGACGGCCATCTACGTCCAGAAGATCGTCGATCATGTGATCACAGCGGGCAACCGCAACCTGCTCAACCTGATGAGCGTCGCCATGCTGCTGATCCTGGTGGCGCAGATCCTGATCAATCTCCTCAGGAACCGGCTCGTCCTGCAAACGGGGCAGAAGATCGATGTCTACTTAATCCTCGGCTACTACAATCACATCCTAAGTCTGCCCCAGAAGTTCTTCGACAGCATGCGCATGGGCGAAATCGTCTCCCGCATGAACGACGCAGTGAAGATCAGGAGCTTCCTGAACGACGTCTTGATCAACATGTTCGTCGACGTGCTAATGATCCTGTTCTCGTTCGGGCTGATGTTCATCTACTCGTGGAAGATCGCCTTAGTCATGGCGGTCTCCACCCCGCTGTACCTCTTGGTCTGTTGGACCATCAACCGGCTGAATAGGAAACGCCAGCGCGCCATTATGGAGAATGCCGCCGACCTGGAGGCGCAACTGGTGGAATCTCTCGGAGCTATCTTCACGATCAAGACCTCCGGCATCGAGAGCTTCGCCAACTTCAAGATCGAGACCCGCTTCATCAAGATGCTGCACTCCGTCTACAGTTCCGGCCTCATCTCGATCTTTGGAGACAATGCCTCGACTTTCCTCGCGACCCTATTCACCATTGTGCTGATGTGGTTCGGAACAACGCTTACCCTCGATCAAACCGTCACGCCCGGCGAGTTACTGTCCTGCTACACGTTGCTCGGCTATGTCACCCGGCCGGTTACCAGCCTGATCCAGACCAACCGGATCATTCAGGATGCCTTTATCGCGGCGGATCGCCTGTTCGAGATCTTCGACGTGGAGCAGGAGACAAGCGGCGGCGGCATTGATGCCACCAAGTCCGACCTTGGTGATATCCGCCTAGAGAACGTCACATTCCGCCATGGCCCGCAGCTTGAGCTTTTTCAGGATCTCAGCGTCACCTTCCGCCGGGGCGAGATGACAGCCGTGGTGGGGGAAAGCGGCTCGGGCAAGAGCACCCTTGCGTCTCTGCTGCAGAATGTCTACCCCCTTGAGGGTGGGCGCATCCGGATCGGTCCTTATGCCCTCCAGAATCTCTCGACCGTATCCCTGCGCAAGGTTGTCGCTGTGGTGCCGCAATCGGTCGACGTGTTCTCGGGCTCGGTGATCGAGAACATCGCCCTTGGCGAGTTCGAGCCGGACATCGAGAAGATCCTGCAAATCTGTGATCAAATAGGGCTACGGGAGCTGATCGAGCGCTGGCCCAGCGGTCTCCAGACCTATCTGGGCGAGAATGGTGTACACCTCTCCGGCGGCGAGAAGCAGCGCCTTGCCTTGGCTCGGGCTCTGTACCGGGATCCGGAGATCCTGATCCTCGACGAGGCGACCTCCTCTCTCGACTCGATCGCCGAGGGGTTTGTCCTGCGGGTGGTTGAGGATCTGCGTTGGGCCGGTAAGACCATCGTCATCATCGCTCATCGACTCAGCACCATTCGTAGGGCCGACAAGATCGTGGTCCTCGACAAGGGGCAGGTTGTTGAGGAGGGAAGGCATACTGATCTGCTGACAGCTGATGGCGCTTATGCTCGCTTGTGGCGGGCGCAAACCGGCGCCTTGTTGCACGGATGA
- a CDS encoding pseudoazurin codes for MRKVIVFGTLVAALGFAGATGAAEVEVKMLNKGTEGVMVFEPALVKINPGDTVKFVAADKGHNVETIDTMVPEGGRTFVGKTNEELAITFDKAGVYGYKCKPHYSMGMVGLVVVGEPGNVDQAKAAAHPGKAKQAFSSLFDKLAATKAAVK; via the coding sequence ATGCGGAAGGTTATCGTTTTTGGCACCCTCGTGGCCGCTCTCGGATTCGCAGGTGCTACCGGGGCCGCCGAGGTCGAGGTGAAGATGCTCAACAAGGGCACCGAAGGCGTCATGGTGTTCGAGCCGGCGCTGGTGAAGATCAACCCGGGCGATACCGTGAAGTTCGTTGCCGCAGACAAGGGGCACAATGTCGAGACCATCGACACCATGGTTCCCGAAGGCGGCAGGACCTTCGTGGGCAAGACCAACGAGGAACTCGCGATCACCTTCGACAAGGCCGGTGTCTATGGCTACAAGTGCAAGCCGCATTACAGCATGGGCATGGTCGGCCTGGTCGTGGTCGGCGAGCCGGGGAACGTAGATCAGGCCAAGGCCGCCGCGCATCCTGGCAAGGCGAAGCAGGCCTTCAGCAGCCTCTTCGATAAGCTCGCCGCAACCAAGGCGGCCGTCAAGTAA
- a CDS encoding transposase: MEGLVSLGSAFSAHDTIHHKAREYARGPVRINSAEGFNDRMRRTVWGVFHHISPHLADLYLNEIGFR; this comes from the coding sequence GTGGAAGGCCTTGTCTCACTTGGCAGCGCGTTTTCAGCCCACGACACCATTCATCATAAGGCCCGCGAATATGCCCGTGGCCCGGTGCGCATCAACTCCGCGGAAGGCTTTAATGACCGGATGCGCCGGACCGTCTGGGGCGTGTTCCATCACATCAGCCCACATCTGGCAGACCTTTACCTCAATGAAATCGGCTTTCGGTGA